A stretch of Equus caballus isolate H_3958 breed thoroughbred chromosome 11, TB-T2T, whole genome shotgun sequence DNA encodes these proteins:
- the CENPX gene encoding centromere protein X: MEGTGAGFRKELVSKLLHLHFKDDKTKVSGDALQLMAELLKIFVVEAAIRSIRQAQAEDLARVDVDQLEKVLPQLLLDF, from the exons ATGGAGGGCACCGGCGCCGGCTTCCGGAAA GAACTGGTGAGCAAGCTGCTGCACCTGCACTTTAAGGATGACAAGACCAAAG TCAGCGGGGACGCACTGCAGCTCATGGCGGAGTTGCTGAAGATCTTTGTTGTGG AGGCAGCCATCCGCAGCATCcggcaggcccaggcagaggacCTGGCCCGCGTGGACGTGGACCAGCTGGAGAAAGTGCTGCCTCAGCTG CTTCTAGACTTCTAG